One window from the genome of Myxococcota bacterium encodes:
- the ndk gene encoding nucleoside-diphosphate kinase has protein sequence MERTLSIVKPDAVRGRKLGAILDQIEASGLTIVATKMLQLDPARAEGFYAVHRERPFFKDLVKFMTSGPVVVSVLEGDDAVARYRKLMGATDPAKADAGTLRKKFATNIEQNAVHGSDSAENARSEIAYFFSATELVRR, from the coding sequence ATGGAACGGACCCTGTCGATCGTGAAGCCGGACGCGGTGCGCGGGCGCAAGCTCGGCGCGATTCTCGACCAGATCGAGGCCTCGGGCCTGACGATCGTGGCGACCAAGATGCTCCAGCTCGACCCGGCCCGGGCCGAGGGCTTCTACGCGGTCCACCGCGAGCGGCCGTTCTTCAAGGACCTGGTGAAGTTCATGACGTCCGGTCCCGTCGTCGTGTCCGTTCTCGAGGGCGACGACGCGGTCGCGCGCTACCGCAAGCTGATGGGCGCGACCGACCCCGCGAAGGCCGACGCCGGCACGCTGCGCAAGAAGTTCGCGACCAACATCGAGCAGAACGCGGTCCACGGCTCCGACTCCGCCGAGAACGCCCGCAGCGAGATCGCCTACTTCTTCAGCGCCACCGAGCTCGTACGCCGCTGA